A stretch of the Lagenorhynchus albirostris chromosome 21, mLagAlb1.1, whole genome shotgun sequence genome encodes the following:
- the BRF2 gene encoding transcription factor IIIB 50 kDa subunit: MPGGGQCPDCGSTELVEDSHYSQNQLVCSDCGCVVTEGVLTTTFTDEGNLREVTYSRSTGENEQVSRSQQRGLCRVRDLCRVLQLPPTFEDTAVAYYQQAYQHSGIRAARLQKKEVLVGCCVLITCRQRNWPLTMGTICTLLYADLDVFSGTYLQMVKLLGLDVPSLCLVDLVKTYCSSFKLFEASSSVPAKYVEDKEKMLSRTLQLVELADETWLVTGRHPLPVITAATFLAWQSLRPSDRLTCSLARFCKLASVDLPYPASSRLQELLAVLLRLAEQLAWLQVLKLDKRSVVAHIGDLLQHRHMLVRKAFRDGTAEPDALDAQEKELQGLGQGQGWGKEGRGDGSVDLPAGKRPASPTLLLPPCMLKPPKRICPTPPVSTVTGDENISDSEIEQYLRTPQEVRDFQRAQAARQAATSVPNPP, encoded by the exons ATGCCGGGCGGAGGCCAGTGTCCCGATTGCGGCTCCACTGAGCTCGTGGAAGACTCGCACTATTCGCAGAACCAGCTGGTGTGCTCCGACTGCGGCTGTGTGGTCACCGAGGGAGTCCTTACTACCACCTTCACTGACGAGGGCAACCTCCGAG AAGTAACATATTCCCGAAGCACAGGGGAAAACGAACAAGTTAGTCGCAGCCAGCAACGAG GTCTCTGCCGAGTGAGAGACCTCTGTCGAGTTCTGCAGCTGCCACCAACGTTTGAGGACACGGCAGTTGCCTACTACCAGCAGGCATACCAACACTCTGGCATCCGTGCTGCCAGGCTGCAGAAGAAGGAGGTGCTGGTCGGGTGCTGTGTCTTAATCACCTGCCGGCAGCGTAACTGGCCCCTGACCATGGGAACCATCTGCACCCTGCTGTATGCAGATTTGGATGTGTTTTCTGGCACCTACCTGCAGATGGTGAAGCTCCTGGGGCTGGATGTGCCATCTCTGTGCTTGGTGGACCTGGTGAAGACCTACTGTAGCAG CTTCAAACTGTTTGAAGCCTCCTCGTCTGTGCCAGCCAAGTACGTGGAAGACAAGGAGAAGATGCTATCGCGAACGCTGCAGTTGGTGGAGCTGGCAGATGAGACGTGGCTGGTGACCGGGCGGCATCCCTTGCCTGTCATCACCGCTGCCACTTTCCTGGCTTGGCAGTCGCTGCGGCCTTCAGATCGGCTGACGTGTTCCCTTGCCCGATTTTGTAAATTGGCGAGCGTGGACCTGCCCTACCCCGCTTCCTCCCGCCTGCAGGAGCTGCTGGCTGTGCTGCTGCGGCTGGCCGAGCAGCTGGCCTGGTTGCAGGTCCTGAAGCTTGACAAGCGGTCTGTGGTCGCGCACATCGGCGACCTTCTCCAGCATCGCCACATGTTGGTCCGCAAGGCCTTTCGAGACGGAACAGCAGAGCCAGACGCACTGGACGCCCAGGAGAAGGAACTgcaggggctgggccaggggcAAGGATGGGGAAAAGAGGGCCGGGGCGATGGCTCTGTAGATTTGCCCGCAGGGAAGCGGCCAGCgagccccaccctcctcctcccaccctgcaTGTTGAAGCCCCCAAAGCGGATCTGTCCCACACCCCCTGTCTCCACAGTCACTGGAGATGAGAACATTTCTGATAGTGAGATCGAGCAGTATTTGCGTACCCCTCAGGAAGTTAGGGACTTCCAGAGAGCCCAGGCCGCTAGACAGGCTGCCACGAGTGTCCCTAACCCTCCCTGA